The Actinomycetes bacterium genome includes a window with the following:
- a CDS encoding GntR family transcriptional regulator: MPAEAIGPAAEEVRRRLLDQIGRGQLRPGERLGAERDLALDLGVSRSTVRAALATLEAEGVVRRVPGRGGGTFVHQRKVDRDLSQVVGVPALLREQGMTAGSRIVSTSMVAADETTRAALGIGSGGYVFDVVRIRLADGTPISLEHVRLPADRFPGLLDQPLGGSLYELLEERYGTAPGEAVEHIEVVPAGEDEASILGVEPGAPLLSISRTTRDDDGLPFELSHDLFRADRTTITVRTPATTRARDGAGRVVQLRPRGSR, translated from the coding sequence GTGCCCGCCGAGGCCATCGGGCCGGCGGCCGAGGAGGTGCGACGACGCCTGCTCGACCAGATCGGGCGCGGTCAGCTGCGCCCGGGGGAGCGGCTGGGGGCCGAGCGCGACCTGGCCCTCGACCTCGGGGTCAGCCGGTCGACGGTGCGCGCGGCCCTGGCGACGCTCGAGGCCGAGGGCGTGGTGCGTCGGGTCCCCGGCCGCGGCGGCGGCACGTTCGTGCACCAGCGCAAGGTCGACCGGGACCTCTCGCAGGTGGTCGGCGTCCCGGCCCTGCTGCGCGAGCAGGGCATGACGGCCGGCTCGCGGATCGTCAGCACGAGCATGGTGGCGGCCGACGAGACCACGCGGGCCGCCCTCGGGATCGGCTCGGGGGGGTACGTCTTCGACGTCGTCCGGATCCGGCTCGCCGACGGCACCCCGATCTCGCTCGAGCACGTGCGGCTCCCCGCCGACCGCTTCCCCGGGCTGCTCGACCAGCCGCTCGGCGGCTCGCTCTACGAGCTGCTCGAGGAGCGCTACGGGACGGCGCCGGGCGAGGCGGTCGAGCACATCGAGGTGGTGCCGGCGGGTGAGGACGAGGCGTCGATCCTCGGTGTGGAGCCAGGTGCTCCGCTGCTGTCCATCTCGCGGACGACGCGGGACGACGACGGGCTGCCGTTCGAGCTCTCTCACGACCTGTTCCGCGCCGACCGCACCACGATCACGGTGCGCACGCCGGCGACGACCCGGGCCCGCGACGGCGCGGGGCGGGTGGTGCAGCTGCGCCCGCGGGGCTCCCGGTGA
- a CDS encoding gamma-glutamyl-gamma-aminobutyrate hydrolase family protein (Members of this family of hydrolases with an active site Cys residue belong to MEROPS family C26.) codes for MSWSALVVANASDADAGFVGERLEQRGYTLRTVLREDGPPRLAEAGPVELLLLLGSEWSVHAPVDPPALAAEVALVRDAVEARLPVLAICYGAQVVSAALGGAVAPAPVPEIGVVHVRSDDPALVPEGPWTSFHVDGLTPPPDAEVVARNDCGVQAFVLPGLLGVQFHPEVRPAVLDDWAGRFPDLVRDSGQEHAAMVSAAAGREAGSRAAAHALVDAFLDRVATTVAP; via the coding sequence GTGAGCTGGTCCGCGCTCGTCGTCGCCAACGCCTCCGACGCGGACGCCGGGTTCGTCGGGGAGCGGCTCGAGCAGCGCGGCTACACCTTGCGGACCGTGCTGCGCGAGGACGGCCCGCCCCGGCTGGCCGAGGCCGGGCCGGTGGAGCTCCTGCTGCTGCTCGGCTCCGAGTGGTCGGTGCACGCGCCGGTCGACCCGCCCGCCCTGGCGGCGGAGGTCGCGCTGGTCCGCGACGCGGTCGAGGCGCGGCTGCCGGTGCTCGCCATCTGCTACGGCGCGCAGGTGGTGTCGGCAGCTCTGGGTGGTGCCGTCGCGCCGGCACCGGTCCCGGAGATCGGAGTCGTGCACGTCCGGTCCGACGACCCCGCGCTGGTGCCGGAGGGACCGTGGACGTCGTTCCACGTCGACGGGCTCACCCCGCCGCCGGACGCCGAGGTGGTGGCGCGCAACGACTGCGGCGTGCAGGCCTTCGTCCTGCCCGGGCTGCTGGGCGTGCAGTTTCACCCGGAGGTGCGTCCTGCGGTGCTCGACGACTGGGCCGGGCGGTTCCCCGACCTGGTGCGCGACTCCGGACAGGAGCACGCGGCGATGGTGTCGGCAGCCGCTGGGCGCGAGGCCGGGTCGCGGGCCGCCGCGCACGCCCTGGTCGACGCGTTCCTCGACCGAGTGGCGACGACGGTGGCGCCCTGA
- a CDS encoding dihydrofolate reductase family protein, whose product MKLTTVTNLSVDGVMQGLGGPDEDASGGFERGGWALPLLDDETEAFLGQVYQRADAFLFGRRTYEIFAGYWRLVEDPDNPIASALNSRPKYVVSTTLTDPEWSGTTVLSGDVAAAIRELKATEDSELQVHGSGALVRWLLDAGLVDEIVLLTYPVVVGQGTRLFPDSGPDTALDLVESRSTSGGLTIQVYRPTGRPQYAAAADET is encoded by the coding sequence ATGAAGCTGACGACCGTCACCAACCTCTCCGTCGACGGCGTGATGCAGGGGCTCGGCGGGCCCGACGAGGACGCCAGCGGCGGCTTCGAGCGCGGCGGATGGGCGCTGCCGCTGCTCGACGACGAAACAGAGGCGTTCCTCGGTCAGGTGTACCAGCGGGCCGACGCCTTCCTCTTCGGCCGGCGGACCTACGAGATCTTCGCCGGCTACTGGCGGCTCGTCGAAGACCCGGACAACCCGATCGCCTCGGCGTTGAACTCGCGGCCCAAGTACGTGGTGTCGACCACGCTCACCGACCCCGAGTGGTCGGGCACGACCGTCCTCTCCGGCGACGTCGCGGCCGCGATCCGGGAGCTGAAGGCCACCGAGGACAGTGAGCTGCAGGTGCACGGCAGCGGCGCCCTGGTCCGCTGGCTACTCGATGCCGGCCTGGTCGACGAGATCGTCCTTCTGACCTACCCGGTGGTCGTCGGCCAGGGCACCCGGCTGTTCCCCGACTCCGGCCCGGACACCGCGCTCGACCTCGTCGAGTCACGGTCCACGTCGGGCGGGCTGACGATCCAGGTCTACCGGCCCACCGGCCGGCCGCAGTACGCGGCCGCCGCTGACGAGACGTAG
- a CDS encoding isoprenylcysteine carboxylmethyltransferase family protein produces MQRGREGTVDFRLWPPVAIGGPLVAGWLATLLWGDPVDLGGWRVPLGWVLVLLFAIWNGWSLWLFRRHDTGLLPGQETHAMIEEGPYRLSRNPLYVGLLALYLGLALLIPSFWALVLFPAAVLLVLWGAIRPEERYMHERFGAPYDDYARRVRRWL; encoded by the coding sequence GTGCAGCGCGGACGCGAGGGCACCGTCGACTTCCGGCTCTGGCCGCCGGTCGCAATCGGCGGTCCGCTGGTCGCCGGCTGGCTGGCCACGCTGCTGTGGGGTGACCCGGTCGACCTCGGCGGGTGGCGGGTCCCTCTCGGCTGGGTGCTGGTCCTCCTGTTCGCGATCTGGAACGGCTGGTCGCTGTGGCTGTTCCGCCGGCACGACACCGGGCTGCTGCCGGGGCAGGAGACGCACGCGATGATCGAGGAGGGGCCGTACCGCCTCTCCCGCAACCCGCTGTACGTCGGCCTCCTGGCGCTCTACCTCGGGCTGGCGTTGCTGATCCCGTCGTTCTGGGCGCTGGTGCTGTTCCCGGCCGCGGTGCTGCTCGTGCTCTGGGGCGCGATCCGCCCGGAGGAGCGGTACATGCACGAGCGGTTCGGAGCGCCGTACGACGACTACGCCCGCCGGGTGCGGCGCTGGCTGTGA
- a CDS encoding VOC family protein → MPHIKQLDHVGITVADLESATAFFADLGLEVEGRASLEGEFVDTVIGIPDSQTEIVVLRPPDGGTGVELARFVRPEHEPGSPTAMATELGLRSICFVVEDLQGAIEGLAVKGYGLVGGIGQHENTWRMANVRGPEGIVVSLTERIG, encoded by the coding sequence ATGCCGCACATCAAGCAGCTCGACCACGTCGGGATCACCGTCGCCGACCTCGAGTCCGCGACGGCCTTCTTCGCCGACCTGGGCCTCGAGGTCGAGGGCCGCGCTTCCTTGGAGGGCGAGTTCGTCGACACGGTCATCGGCATCCCCGACTCGCAGACCGAGATCGTCGTGCTACGGCCCCCGGATGGGGGGACAGGGGTCGAGCTCGCCCGTTTCGTAAGGCCCGAGCACGAACCAGGATCGCCCACGGCGATGGCCACCGAGCTGGGCCTGCGCAGCATCTGCTTCGTGGTCGAGGACCTCCAGGGCGCGATCGAGGGACTGGCTGTGAAGGGGTACGGACTCGTCGGCGGTATCGGCCAGCACGAGAACACCTGGCGGATGGCGAACGTGCGCGGCCCGGAGGGAATCGTCGTCTCGCTGACCGAGCGGATCGGCTGA
- a CDS encoding alpha/beta hydrolase, which yields MNIGGRTLYLRCWGEGAAGEPTVLLMSGSGPTTSYWEPMAADLASDGHHLCAYDRLGVGRSDALPEGPRTTEDQVDDLLALLDEAELNEPVVLAAHSLGSLPAVGLVHRAPERVSGIVLIDPWSPRVSGAQRAALPPERPGESPELAEEREILDSWRDPAQNLEHLALVENDADAMRLFDAPGPFFGDLPVVVLNRPPPPYDPGLPRPYHRAYVAALEAGAEELAAESTDGKLIWVEDTGHNIHEGRPEVVTDAILDVLGQ from the coding sequence GTGAACATCGGCGGCCGCACGCTCTACCTGCGCTGCTGGGGCGAGGGGGCGGCCGGCGAACCCACCGTCCTCCTCATGTCGGGCTCCGGGCCGACGACGTCGTACTGGGAGCCCATGGCCGCCGACCTTGCCTCGGACGGCCATCACCTCTGCGCCTACGACCGGCTGGGGGTCGGACGCAGCGACGCGTTGCCGGAAGGCCCTCGCACCACAGAGGACCAGGTCGACGACCTGCTGGCGCTCCTCGACGAGGCGGAGCTGAACGAGCCGGTGGTCCTGGCCGCCCACTCGTTGGGCTCGCTTCCCGCGGTCGGCCTGGTGCACCGCGCACCGGAACGGGTCTCCGGCATCGTGCTGATCGACCCCTGGTCGCCTCGGGTGAGCGGCGCCCAGCGGGCTGCGCTGCCCCCGGAGAGGCCTGGCGAGTCGCCGGAGCTGGCCGAGGAGCGGGAGATCCTCGACAGCTGGCGCGATCCGGCCCAGAACCTCGAGCACCTCGCGCTGGTCGAGAACGACGCGGATGCGATGAGGCTGTTCGACGCTCCCGGGCCGTTCTTCGGGGACCTCCCGGTCGTGGTGCTCAACAGGCCACCGCCGCCGTACGACCCGGGTCTTCCCCGGCCGTACCACCGTGCGTACGTCGCTGCCCTAGAGGCCGGGGCGGAGGAGCTGGCCGCCGAGTCGACGGACGGCAAGCTGATCTGGGTCGAGGACACCGGTCACAACATCCACGAGGGCCGGCCGGAGGTCGTCACGGACGCGATCCTCGACGTTCTCGGGCAATAG
- a CDS encoding diol dehydratase reactivase ATPase-like domain-containing protein — translation MITPTVVAGVDVGNSTTEVVLARVADGSVEVLGSSAAPTRRVKGSPASLDGAAALVRRVERGVGVCAEVAVVAPLRPVHTSTVTLPEPEAWTGRLRVAAMAAGTVAGSGWGVGRPVLLDRLADGGDGPVVVVVPPGAGFVEAADRLRHPVGDGRVVAVLIADDEAVLVANRLGAGIPVVDEVDPAAVLGAALVAVEVAGPARVLQRVSDPLALVADLGLAETERADAARLAGLLRDATSAVVALDLRRPGENAVTGDSGWAQSGWADLAGPEGRRVSLVEAARMVGSLRVGTVTAYARPGLPPSAVDDLFAADLAAVADTVVARVGAQRSRAVALAVLYGDRPATDPSAALAERLGIEVRCAPSEPGAARAGALTTPGASLDAVVVDVGGGTVDVVTSQGHVVAAGAGELLTVGVAGLTGATAAAAEWVKRGPAARVEAPQLMLGEDGERIFLDRPAGPETIGALAVRGPAGLLPFDRRHAPGEWRALRLRLKADVLGGNVARALRTLGASPSTVVVVGGPAADDEAMAAVARVLPDGVAVGRGDVAGSLGHRYAVAYGLLLG, via the coding sequence GTGATCACCCCGACGGTCGTCGCGGGGGTCGACGTCGGCAACTCGACGACCGAGGTCGTGCTCGCCCGGGTCGCCGACGGGTCGGTGGAGGTGCTGGGCAGCTCGGCCGCACCCACCCGGCGGGTCAAGGGCTCTCCGGCGAGCCTGGACGGTGCGGCAGCGCTCGTCCGGCGGGTGGAGCGAGGGGTCGGCGTGTGCGCCGAGGTGGCCGTCGTCGCGCCGCTGCGCCCGGTCCACACCTCGACGGTCACGCTGCCCGAGCCGGAGGCCTGGACCGGTCGGCTGCGCGTCGCCGCCATGGCCGCCGGGACGGTGGCCGGGTCGGGATGGGGCGTCGGCCGGCCGGTGCTGCTCGACCGGCTCGCGGACGGGGGCGACGGTCCGGTCGTCGTCGTGGTCCCGCCGGGCGCCGGTTTCGTCGAGGCGGCGGACCGGCTACGGCATCCGGTCGGGGACGGTCGGGTGGTCGCGGTCCTGATCGCCGACGACGAGGCGGTGCTCGTCGCCAACCGGCTCGGTGCGGGCATCCCGGTCGTTGACGAGGTCGACCCGGCGGCGGTGCTCGGCGCCGCGCTGGTCGCCGTCGAGGTGGCCGGTCCGGCCCGCGTGCTGCAGCGGGTCTCGGACCCGCTGGCGCTGGTGGCCGATCTCGGACTGGCCGAGACCGAGCGCGCGGACGCCGCCCGGCTGGCCGGCCTGCTGCGCGACGCGACGAGCGCGGTGGTGGCTCTCGACCTCCGGCGTCCGGGCGAGAACGCGGTCACGGGCGACTCGGGCTGGGCCCAGTCCGGCTGGGCGGACCTGGCGGGGCCGGAGGGCCGTCGGGTGTCCCTCGTCGAGGCCGCCCGGATGGTCGGGTCGCTACGGGTGGGCACCGTGACCGCGTACGCCCGGCCCGGACTACCTCCCTCGGCCGTCGACGACCTGTTCGCCGCCGACCTCGCGGCGGTCGCCGACACCGTCGTGGCCCGGGTCGGGGCGCAGCGGTCGCGGGCCGTGGCGCTGGCGGTGCTGTACGGCGACCGCCCGGCGACCGACCCCTCGGCAGCCCTCGCCGAGCGTCTGGGCATCGAGGTGCGGTGCGCGCCGTCGGAGCCCGGGGCGGCGCGGGCCGGCGCACTGACGACGCCCGGCGCGTCGCTCGACGCGGTCGTCGTCGACGTGGGCGGTGGGACGGTCGACGTGGTGACGTCGCAGGGCCACGTGGTGGCCGCAGGAGCCGGTGAGCTGCTCACCGTCGGGGTCGCCGGGCTGACCGGCGCCACCGCGGCGGCGGCTGAGTGGGTCAAGCGGGGGCCGGCCGCCCGGGTGGAGGCCCCGCAGCTGATGCTCGGCGAGGACGGTGAGCGGATCTTCCTCGACCGGCCGGCGGGGCCGGAGACGATCGGCGCCTTGGCCGTGCGCGGACCGGCGGGGCTGCTGCCGTTCGACCGGCGCCACGCCCCTGGCGAGTGGCGGGCGCTGCGGCTCCGGCTCAAGGCCGACGTGCTCGGCGGCAACGTGGCCCGTGCCCTGCGCACGCTCGGCGCGTCTCCCTCGACGGTGGTCGTCGTCGGCGGCCCGGCGGCCGACGACGAGGCGATGGCCGCGGTCGCCCGCGTCCTGCCCGACGGCGTCGCCGTCGGGCGCGGCGACGTCGCCGGGTCGCTCGGCCACCGCTACGCCGTCGCCTACGGCCTGCTGCTCGGCTGA
- a CDS encoding diol dehydratase small subunit, with protein sequence MTRAFSGRDADELTVDRLAREELAADDVRIHPETLEAQAVVAERHGNPQLAANFRRAAELAQVSEDEVMSLYDALRPHRSTGDELAALATRLDAVPAPLCAALVREAADVYARRGLLR encoded by the coding sequence GTGACCCGCGCGTTCTCCGGCCGCGACGCCGACGAGCTGACCGTCGACCGGCTGGCGCGCGAGGAGCTCGCGGCCGACGACGTGCGGATCCACCCGGAGACGCTGGAGGCGCAGGCCGTCGTGGCCGAGCGACACGGCAACCCCCAGCTCGCCGCCAACTTCCGGCGCGCCGCCGAGCTCGCACAGGTGTCCGAGGACGAGGTGATGTCGCTGTACGACGCGCTGCGCCCGCACCGGTCCACCGGCGACGAGCTGGCGGCGCTCGCGACCCGCCTGGACGCCGTGCCGGCCCCGCTGTGCGCGGCACTGGTCCGGGAAGCGGCCGACGTCTACGCGCGGCGCGGCCTGCTGCGGTGA
- a CDS encoding propanediol/glycerol family dehydratase large subunit, with product MTDDRVGRIRFMDQQRVNLDGFAHEDVGLGLVAMNSPHDPDPSLVISDGAVLEMDGRAAADFDSLDAMVASHGIDLSVADEAMAITDLDFARLFVDAAVPRAEVVRLVAGTTPAKLAAVVSLLRPVELGMAMTKMRARRTPSNQAHVTNRLDDPLLLAADAATAAAYGFRELETTVPVLADAPSNAVAVTIGSVVGSAGVLVQCSVEEAMELEMGIRGLVSYAETVSLYGTESVFVDGDDTPYSKAVLAAGYASRGVKMRVSSGAGAEVLMGGAEQCSMLYLESRCVSLARAMGVQGVQNGGIDGASVAGAVPRGVREMMAENLMVMARNLEACTGNDALMSESDVRRTSRTLPILLAGSDYVCSGFGSIQRYDNMFGPSQWNAEDFDDWLAMQRDWGVDGGLRTALPAEVGRLRRRAAEACRDVYRYLGLADFTDEHVELAVDAVGSKDLGDPDPMVVLNAAQTVRSSGLGSLEVSGALQECGYDAEAGRLLDMLAARVHGDHLQTAAIFDEQMQVLSLVTDPNDYAGPGTGYEPTPERQAEIDGIRQARGVEDLRADQSEWASDAFTVVGPAAAGTDPREVVVGLSPGVGRTVWRTLSGLTVVDVLAELLAGLEEEGCVARVVRVNGTLDLGMVGLTASRLAGSGIGIGLQGKGTALIHRRDLPPLANLELYSMAPVITPDLYRLLGTNAGRHAKGATPVPARNPYTDEAIEARYHTSVISLVALERSCVDRSLGVEDLKVAL from the coding sequence ATGACCGACGACCGCGTGGGCCGCATCCGGTTCATGGACCAGCAGCGGGTCAACCTCGACGGCTTCGCGCACGAGGACGTCGGGCTGGGGCTCGTCGCCATGAACAGCCCGCACGACCCCGATCCCTCCCTGGTCATCAGCGACGGCGCCGTCCTCGAGATGGACGGCCGGGCCGCCGCCGACTTCGACTCCCTCGACGCGATGGTGGCCAGCCACGGCATCGACCTGTCGGTCGCCGACGAGGCGATGGCCATCACGGACCTCGACTTCGCCCGGCTGTTCGTGGACGCTGCCGTGCCGCGTGCGGAGGTGGTCCGGCTGGTCGCCGGCACCACGCCGGCCAAGCTCGCCGCGGTCGTGTCGCTGCTGCGGCCGGTCGAGCTGGGCATGGCGATGACCAAGATGCGGGCCCGGCGGACCCCCAGCAACCAGGCCCACGTCACCAACCGGCTCGACGACCCGCTCCTGCTTGCCGCCGACGCGGCGACCGCGGCGGCGTACGGCTTCCGTGAGCTCGAGACGACCGTGCCGGTGCTCGCCGACGCACCGTCCAACGCGGTCGCGGTCACGATCGGGTCGGTGGTGGGGTCCGCCGGTGTGCTCGTGCAGTGCTCGGTCGAGGAGGCCATGGAGCTCGAGATGGGCATCCGCGGCCTGGTGTCCTACGCGGAGACGGTCAGCCTCTACGGCACCGAGTCGGTGTTCGTCGACGGCGACGACACGCCCTACAGCAAGGCGGTGCTCGCGGCGGGCTACGCCAGCCGCGGCGTCAAGATGCGGGTGTCGTCCGGCGCCGGCGCCGAGGTCCTCATGGGTGGCGCCGAGCAGTGCTCGATGCTCTACCTCGAGTCGCGCTGCGTCTCGCTGGCGCGGGCGATGGGTGTGCAGGGGGTGCAGAACGGTGGCATCGACGGCGCCAGCGTCGCCGGTGCGGTGCCGCGAGGAGTGCGCGAGATGATGGCCGAGAACCTCATGGTGATGGCGCGCAACCTCGAGGCGTGCACCGGCAACGACGCGCTGATGTCGGAGTCCGACGTGCGGCGCACGTCGCGCACGCTGCCGATCCTGCTGGCGGGCAGCGACTACGTGTGCAGCGGCTTCGGCTCGATCCAGCGCTACGACAACATGTTCGGCCCCTCGCAGTGGAACGCCGAGGACTTCGACGACTGGCTGGCGATGCAGCGCGACTGGGGTGTCGACGGCGGACTGCGGACAGCGCTGCCGGCCGAGGTCGGCCGGCTGCGGCGCCGGGCAGCGGAGGCGTGCCGCGACGTCTACCGCTACCTCGGGCTGGCCGACTTCACCGACGAGCACGTCGAGCTGGCCGTCGACGCGGTCGGCTCCAAGGACCTCGGCGACCCCGACCCGATGGTCGTCCTGAACGCGGCGCAGACGGTCCGCAGCTCCGGGCTCGGGTCGCTCGAGGTGTCGGGCGCCCTGCAGGAGTGCGGGTACGACGCCGAGGCCGGTCGCCTGCTCGACATGCTCGCGGCCCGGGTGCACGGCGACCACCTGCAGACGGCGGCCATCTTCGACGAGCAGATGCAGGTGCTCAGCCTGGTCACCGACCCCAACGACTACGCCGGGCCGGGCACCGGCTACGAGCCCACGCCGGAGCGGCAGGCCGAGATCGACGGCATCCGGCAGGCCCGCGGTGTCGAGGACCTGCGAGCCGACCAGAGCGAGTGGGCCAGCGACGCGTTCACCGTGGTGGGTCCGGCCGCCGCGGGGACCGACCCGCGCGAGGTCGTCGTCGGCCTGTCGCCGGGCGTCGGACGTACGGTCTGGCGGACGCTCTCCGGCCTCACCGTCGTCGACGTGCTCGCCGAGCTGCTCGCCGGGCTCGAGGAGGAGGGCTGCGTCGCGCGGGTGGTGCGGGTCAACGGCACGCTCGACCTCGGCATGGTCGGGCTGACGGCCTCGAGGCTGGCGGGGTCCGGCATCGGGATCGGGCTGCAGGGCAAGGGCACCGCGCTGATCCACCGCCGCGACCTGCCGCCGCTGGCCAACCTCGAGCTCTACAGCATGGCCCCGGTGATCACGCCCGACCTCTACCGGCTGCTCGGCACCAACGCGGGCCGGCACGCCAAGGGGGCGACGCCGGTGCCGGCGCGCAACCCCTACACCGACGAGGCGATCGAGGCGCGTTACCACACCAGCGTCATCTCGCTCGTCGCGCTCGAGCGGTCGTGCGTCGACCGGTCGCTGGGCGTCGAGGACCTGAAGGTGGCGCTGTGA
- a CDS encoding heme-binding protein, with amino-acid sequence MTLELASRMSDAAVGRATQIGAVVSVAVVDGGGNLVHFQRMDRAEIAGPTLAVDKAYTAVAHRIATAELGPLSAPGGPLAGLAANGAGRYVVFAGGLPCWAGDPDVDGLVVGGVGVSGGTAEEDAACAEAATVVFGDEAGGTR; translated from the coding sequence ATGACCCTGGAGCTGGCGTCGCGGATGTCCGACGCGGCGGTGGGCCGCGCCACCCAGATCGGGGCCGTGGTGTCGGTCGCGGTCGTGGACGGCGGCGGCAACCTGGTGCACTTCCAGCGGATGGACCGCGCCGAGATCGCCGGGCCGACCCTGGCCGTCGACAAGGCCTACACCGCCGTCGCCCACCGCATCGCCACCGCGGAGCTCGGCCCCCTGTCGGCACCGGGCGGACCGCTCGCCGGGCTCGCGGCCAACGGTGCCGGTCGCTACGTCGTGTTCGCCGGCGGGCTGCCCTGCTGGGCCGGCGACCCGGACGTGGACGGGCTGGTGGTCGGAGGGGTCGGTGTCAGCGGCGGCACGGCCGAGGAGGACGCGGCGTGCGCCGAGGCGGCGACGGTGGTCTTCGGCGACGAGGCAGGAGGCACCCGATGA
- a CDS encoding P1 family peptidase: MSPPTGPPPPRPRSRDLGVVTGRLPTGPLNLVTDVPGVRVGHTTVWTDGVAGGRTLRTGVTALWPHDGNPFTERVYAATSTFNGYGVLTGDLVVDEWGLLGSPVVLCDTANLGIAYDAVVRHLQALDPAAGRDDVVMPVVGECDDGFLNDNRARALTEEDVVVALTSASAGPVALGAVGAGTGMQLFDYKGGIGSASRVVRLGDREWTVGVLLNGNFGTRPQLRVGGVHVGPGLTDRMPTRHSEGSCIAVVATDLPLLPHQLRRLARRVDVGLGRLGSVGNDGSGEIFLAFSTAQRVPRTGDLLDVRAVVEGQYWTHGSPLDDVFDAVAEAAEEATLDALFVADTVVGRDGNVLHGLPVDEVLPLPAR; the protein is encoded by the coding sequence GTGAGCCCGCCGACCGGCCCGCCGCCGCCCCGACCGCGGTCCCGCGACCTCGGCGTCGTCACCGGCCGGCTGCCCACCGGCCCCCTCAACTTGGTCACCGACGTCCCGGGCGTCCGGGTCGGCCACACCACGGTCTGGACGGACGGTGTCGCGGGGGGCCGCACGCTGCGCACCGGAGTGACCGCTCTCTGGCCGCATGACGGCAACCCGTTCACCGAGCGGGTCTATGCCGCCACGAGCACGTTCAACGGCTACGGCGTCCTGACCGGCGACCTGGTCGTCGACGAGTGGGGGCTGCTCGGTTCGCCGGTGGTGCTCTGCGACACCGCCAACCTCGGCATCGCCTACGACGCCGTGGTGCGGCACCTCCAGGCGCTGGACCCGGCGGCCGGCCGCGACGACGTCGTCATGCCGGTGGTCGGCGAGTGCGACGACGGCTTCCTCAACGACAACCGCGCCCGGGCGCTGACCGAGGAGGACGTCGTGGTTGCGCTGACCTCAGCCTCTGCCGGCCCGGTCGCTCTCGGCGCCGTCGGGGCCGGGACCGGCATGCAGCTCTTCGACTACAAGGGCGGCATCGGGTCCGCCAGCCGGGTGGTGCGGCTCGGCGACCGGGAGTGGACGGTCGGCGTGCTGCTCAACGGTAACTTCGGCACCCGGCCGCAGCTGCGGGTGGGCGGCGTGCACGTCGGTCCGGGACTCACCGACCGGATGCCGACCCGGCACTCCGAGGGCTCGTGCATCGCGGTGGTCGCGACCGACCTGCCCCTGCTCCCCCACCAGCTGCGCAGGCTGGCCCGCCGGGTGGACGTCGGCCTCGGACGCCTGGGCAGCGTCGGCAACGACGGGTCGGGCGAGATCTTCCTGGCCTTCTCGACCGCGCAGCGGGTGCCCCGGACCGGGGACCTCCTCGACGTCCGGGCCGTCGTCGAGGGCCAGTACTGGACGCACGGCTCACCGCTCGACGACGTCTTCGACGCGGTCGCCGAGGCGGCCGAGGAGGCCACGCTGGACGCGCTGTTCGTCGCCGACACCGTCGTCGGGCGGGACGGCAACGTCCTGCACGGCCTGCCGGTCGACGAAGTGCTCCCCCTGCCGGCGCGCTGA
- a CDS encoding winged helix-turn-helix domain-containing protein — protein sequence MRLAAVPEQADRSGDGVPALQVDRDRRTVHVRGEEVELTRREFDLLAHLVDQPQRVLTRRHLLDAVWQAVPSTGGTRTVDVHVHRLRGKLGPSFAGALVTVRGVGYRWVPTA from the coding sequence GTGCGGCTGGCCGCGGTGCCGGAGCAGGCCGACCGGTCCGGCGACGGCGTCCCCGCGCTGCAGGTCGACCGCGACCGGCGGACGGTGCACGTGCGCGGCGAGGAGGTGGAGCTCACCCGCCGCGAGTTCGACCTGCTGGCCCACCTGGTCGACCAGCCGCAGCGGGTGCTGACCCGTCGCCACCTGCTCGACGCGGTCTGGCAGGCGGTGCCCAGCACCGGGGGCACCCGCACGGTGGACGTCCACGTGCACCGGCTGCGAGGCAAGCTCGGGCCGTCGTTCGCCGGCGCGCTGGTCACCGTGCGCGGCGTCGGGTACCGGTGGGTCCCCACGGCCTGA